One Pyrococcus furiosus DSM 3638 genomic region harbors:
- a CDS encoding sodium-dependent transporter: protein MEQRDRWATKIGLILAMAGNAIGLGNFVRFPTQVAGNGGGAFMVPYFLALFFLGIPVMWVEWVQGRYGGKYGHGTLGPTFYLMARETLKPRGALFFGLIGGALAFATTTLLNSYYLHLIGWSAAYSWFSISGAYFNVENTAEFFASYLSNHGLVFLFWGITVVLLAIAVGQGVSKGIERWVKVMMPLLYIFAIILVIYVFALGSPLGDPNWSTIKGFEFIWSPNWGYLKDHLWEVMLAASGQIFFTLSLGMGIIQNYASYLGPKDDVALSGLATVSLNEFAEVVLGGSIAVPLAVAYAPKIVPEDVLAQGSNAALAWISENFGLGFSYTSLPNIFVQMGTAGRFFGALWFLLLWFAGFTSAIAMYNYLTALLEEDLGISRKTGTWIVFVIYFLLGIPVVYISGYLDQVDAWINFQLALLALFDIIVGVWLFKPDNFWRELHEGAYINVPTIYKWITVIIAPIFIALPLFGTFSDLVSKTLETPAKIAIVAMLLLGAIETYYAIKKKYGEELAKNEVIIKV from the coding sequence ATGGAGCAGAGAGATAGGTGGGCAACAAAAATTGGACTTATTTTAGCGATGGCAGGAAATGCCATTGGTCTAGGAAACTTCGTCAGGTTCCCAACCCAGGTTGCTGGGAACGGTGGAGGAGCATTCATGGTTCCTTACTTCTTGGCACTGTTCTTCCTTGGAATTCCAGTGATGTGGGTAGAGTGGGTGCAGGGAAGATATGGAGGTAAATACGGTCACGGAACATTGGGCCCAACCTTTTATCTGATGGCAAGAGAAACCCTAAAGCCAAGGGGTGCACTATTCTTCGGTCTCATTGGTGGAGCTCTAGCATTTGCAACAACAACTCTACTTAACAGCTATTACCTTCACCTAATTGGATGGTCGGCAGCTTACTCATGGTTTAGCATTAGTGGAGCTTATTTCAATGTGGAGAATACGGCAGAGTTCTTTGCTAGCTACCTCAGTAACCATGGACTGGTGTTCTTATTCTGGGGCATTACTGTGGTCTTACTAGCAATAGCAGTTGGCCAAGGTGTAAGCAAGGGAATTGAGAGATGGGTCAAGGTAATGATGCCACTATTGTACATATTCGCAATCATTTTAGTTATCTACGTCTTTGCATTGGGATCACCCCTCGGAGATCCCAACTGGTCCACAATTAAGGGATTCGAGTTCATCTGGTCACCAAACTGGGGCTATCTAAAGGATCACCTATGGGAAGTAATGCTTGCGGCAAGTGGTCAGATATTCTTTACACTCTCTCTCGGAATGGGTATTATACAGAACTATGCTTCGTATCTTGGACCAAAAGATGATGTTGCACTCTCAGGATTAGCTACAGTTTCACTGAACGAGTTTGCTGAAGTTGTTCTCGGTGGTTCAATTGCAGTTCCATTGGCTGTAGCATACGCTCCAAAGATTGTGCCGGAAGATGTTCTTGCCCAGGGTAGCAATGCTGCATTAGCATGGATTTCAGAGAACTTTGGACTTGGATTCTCATACACAAGCCTTCCAAACATATTTGTTCAGATGGGAACTGCAGGTAGGTTCTTTGGAGCCTTATGGTTCCTCCTCCTCTGGTTTGCAGGATTTACTTCAGCAATAGCTATGTACAACTATCTAACGGCTTTACTGGAGGAAGATCTAGGAATATCAAGAAAGACTGGAACTTGGATTGTGTTCGTCATATACTTCCTCCTTGGAATCCCAGTAGTGTACATTAGCGGTTACCTTGATCAGGTAGATGCATGGATAAACTTCCAGTTAGCATTACTTGCACTGTTTGACATAATAGTTGGAGTATGGCTGTTCAAGCCTGACAACTTCTGGAGGGAACTACACGAGGGAGCATACATCAACGTTCCAACAATCTACAAGTGGATTACCGTAATAATTGCTCCAATTTTCATCGCTCTTCCACTGTTCGGAACATTCTCTGACCTAGTTTCCAAGACATTAGAAACACCAGCAAAGATCGCAATAGTGGCAATGCTCCTCCTTGGTGCAATCGAAACCTACTATGCAATTAAGAAGAAGTACGGAGAAGAGCTAGCGAAGAACGAAGTGATAATCAAAGTGTGA
- a CDS encoding RsmB/NOP family class I SAM-dependent RNA methyltransferase, protein MLEKLFSLGYSKTFAERYYQLWGERAIRIAEAMEKPLPRCFRVNTLKGTISEITKRLMKKGFQFTRVPWAREGFCLTREPFSITSTPEYLTGLIYIQEASSMYPPVALDPKPGEIVADMAAAPGGKTSYMAQLMENKGLIFAFDVDEERLKETRLNLSRLGVLNTILIHKSSLYIDELNMSFDKILLDAPCTGSGTIHKNPERKHNRTLDDIKFCQGLQMKMIEKALEVLKPGGILVYSTCSLEPEENEFVIQWALDNFDIELLPLRYGEPALINPFGIELSPEIKKARRFYPDTHKTSGFFIAKIRKKG, encoded by the coding sequence ATGTTGGAGAAACTTTTTTCCCTCGGTTATTCTAAAACTTTTGCAGAAAGATACTATCAACTTTGGGGTGAAAGAGCTATAAGAATTGCTGAGGCCATGGAAAAACCCTTGCCCAGGTGTTTTAGAGTCAATACGCTTAAAGGAACTATCTCAGAGATAACTAAGAGATTAATGAAGAAGGGGTTCCAATTCACCAGAGTCCCCTGGGCAAGAGAAGGATTTTGCTTAACTCGTGAACCATTTTCAATAACATCCACGCCTGAATATCTAACAGGCCTCATCTATATTCAAGAGGCAAGCTCAATGTACCCCCCAGTTGCCCTAGATCCAAAACCAGGGGAGATAGTTGCAGACATGGCCGCGGCCCCTGGGGGAAAAACCAGTTATATGGCCCAGTTAATGGAAAATAAAGGATTAATCTTTGCCTTTGATGTAGATGAGGAAAGGTTAAAGGAAACGAGGCTTAACCTCTCCAGGTTAGGGGTTTTAAACACAATTCTTATTCACAAGTCATCCTTGTATATAGATGAGCTAAATATGAGCTTTGATAAAATCCTCCTCGATGCTCCATGTACCGGTTCTGGAACAATTCACAAAAATCCTGAGAGAAAGCACAATAGAACGTTAGATGATATAAAATTCTGTCAAGGGCTTCAGATGAAGATGATAGAGAAAGCCCTTGAAGTTCTGAAACCCGGAGGAATTTTAGTCTATTCAACATGCTCGTTAGAACCAGAGGAGAATGAATTCGTAATTCAATGGGCCCTAGATAACTTTGATATTGAACTCCTTCCCCTGAGGTATGGAGAACCTGCCTTGATTAATCCCTTTGGCATCGAGCTCAGTCCAGAAATAAAAAAGGCAAGAAGATTTTATCCTGACACTCACAAAACAAGTGGATTTTTCATAGCTAAAATTAGAAAGAAAGGCTAG
- the rpiA gene encoding ribose-5-phosphate isomerase RpiA produces MNVEEMKKAVARAALEFIEDDMVVGLGTGSTTAYFIRYLGEMIEKGKVEDIYGVPPPIKQKFLRMESGVPVLSLDQVDAIDIAVDGADEVDPNLNLIKGRGAALTMEKIIEYRAGTFIVLVDESKLVDYLCQKMPVPIEVIPAAWKAILEELSIFNAKAELRMGVKKDGPVVTENGNFIIDAKFPRIDDPLDMEIELNTIPGVVENGIFADIADIVLVGTKEGVKRLER; encoded by the coding sequence ATGAATGTGGAAGAAATGAAAAAGGCCGTGGCAAGGGCAGCACTTGAGTTTATAGAGGATGATATGGTGGTTGGACTAGGAACAGGCTCCACCACAGCATACTTTATAAGATATTTAGGAGAGATGATAGAAAAAGGAAAAGTAGAAGATATCTATGGAGTACCACCTCCTATCAAGCAAAAATTCTTGCGTATGGAAAGTGGGGTGCCAGTTCTTTCATTGGATCAAGTAGATGCAATAGACATAGCGGTAGATGGTGCTGATGAAGTAGATCCAAATCTTAACTTAATCAAAGGCAGGGGTGCTGCCCTCACAATGGAAAAAATAATCGAGTATAGGGCTGGAACATTCATCGTGCTGGTGGATGAGTCAAAGCTTGTCGATTATCTCTGCCAGAAAATGCCAGTTCCAATTGAAGTTATTCCAGCTGCATGGAAGGCGATTTTAGAAGAGTTAAGCATATTCAATGCAAAGGCTGAGCTCAGGATGGGAGTTAAAAAGGATGGTCCAGTTGTTACTGAAAATGGGAACTTTATCATTGATGCAAAATTTCCAAGAATAGATGATCCCCTCGACATGGAAATCGAACTTAACACTATCCCAGGAGTAGTTGAAAATGGAATTTTTGCCGATATAGCGGACATAGTATTAGTAGGGACAAAAGAAGGAGTAAAAAGATTAGAAAGGTAA
- a CDS encoding metallophosphoesterase — translation MLSILRKKNRKIEEIKRGKRKIMHISDTPRSVYKFLGELIAETQPDVIIHTGDLVDNLKLERKPWLKEKYAESLKKLSFIFGKSGALVYIVPGNEDDVELIKRIILNSILVKPGSVIKLYGLTFALSHKPEDIKEIQADFKLYGHDPKCFEGLNGIHSVNFIIIPEKKVVKINYPPGTNFDRGYRIFRGL, via the coding sequence ATGCTCTCCATATTAAGGAAGAAAAATAGGAAAATTGAGGAAATAAAGAGAGGAAAAAGAAAAATAATGCACATAAGTGATACCCCTAGAAGTGTCTACAAGTTTCTTGGAGAGCTAATAGCAGAAACTCAGCCTGACGTGATAATTCACACTGGAGATTTAGTCGACAACCTAAAGCTCGAAAGAAAACCATGGCTTAAAGAGAAGTATGCAGAAAGTCTCAAAAAATTATCCTTTATCTTTGGGAAGTCTGGAGCTTTGGTGTATATAGTCCCAGGAAACGAGGATGATGTTGAATTAATAAAGAGAATTATTCTCAATTCTATTCTTGTAAAACCAGGGTCAGTAATAAAATTGTACGGCTTAACCTTTGCGCTCTCGCACAAGCCAGAAGACATTAAGGAAATACAGGCAGATTTTAAGTTGTATGGACATGACCCTAAATGTTTCGAGGGGTTAAATGGTATTCATTCTGTGAATTTTATAATAATTCCAGAGAAAAAAGTCGTTAAAATAAACTATCCCCCTGGGACAAATTTTGATAGAGGATACAGAATTTTTAGGGGGCTATAA
- a CDS encoding 16S rRNA methyltransferase codes for MKKRLHLIIADSELELVPESIIDHPAIVNYAKRRKKKPEKIILDSTYHHAALRQLEDGERRGRPDIVHICLLNALDSILNKEDRLRVYVHTRNDEVIYVDPSTRLPRNYNRFIGLMESLFEKKVVPEDLQLLRLEKKTLAELINEISPDAVFIMHENGEFMIPKHFGKLLASFKKPVVIVGGFPHGDFRSKVEGVKISLYREPLMAWTIVNEVIVSYEWEVIK; via the coding sequence GTGAAGAAGAGACTTCATCTAATTATAGCAGACTCTGAACTTGAGCTAGTTCCTGAGAGTATAATTGATCATCCAGCCATTGTGAATTATGCCAAGAGAAGAAAAAAGAAGCCAGAAAAAATAATCCTTGATTCTACATATCATCATGCAGCACTGAGACAGTTAGAGGATGGAGAAAGGAGGGGAAGGCCCGATATTGTTCATATATGCCTATTAAATGCTTTGGATAGTATCCTTAATAAAGAGGATAGGCTTAGAGTTTACGTTCACACAAGGAATGATGAAGTGATTTACGTAGATCCTTCTACTAGACTTCCAAGAAATTATAACAGGTTTATTGGCCTTATGGAGAGTTTGTTTGAGAAGAAAGTAGTTCCGGAGGATTTACAGCTCTTAAGATTGGAAAAGAAAACCTTAGCTGAGTTAATAAATGAGATATCTCCAGATGCTGTATTTATAATGCACGAAAATGGAGAGTTTATGATACCGAAACACTTTGGAAAACTGTTGGCTAGCTTTAAAAAGCCTGTTGTTATAGTTGGGGGCTTTCCTCATGGAGACTTCAGAAGCAAAGTGGAGGGAGTGAAGATAAGCCTTTATAGAGAACCATTAATGGCCTGGACAATTGTAAATGAGGTCATAGTTTCTTATGAGTGGGAGGTTATAAAGTAA
- a CDS encoding sodium-dependent transporter — MNRSLYLIFIIVGYTLGIWTFTVIPKIYMTIGLKGLVLMLVFSAVVVAGVLGQINSIKEKTYRIHEFMVKSARLPAVSVVLVSFLFFVSAVVAHYTGLAVEKLFGIGAPGFGLIIALVAMIILIGTRGRSLDAIAIFSILLIILIIISVFFLRSKVSEVVVKETSREFVRTTLETVFSFSGELNMRTVVLTFLTTLMMFGLGVGFYYIIGMTISGWKFDIKKVLAVVVILQALLSLSAALILTYSIGAAHQAYWSAFEKGKAMEALDVYDKYFLPLWREYTSPERMNFLRLIDTVYGIPDILRKLGMEGGTYIIAFLMISLFFAGFTTLLVLIETGGQIISDMFQVTRKNAILIVSIITGILSTLLSLPAIKEVLVVLVALMLPLFALIESLPALKATKGSGKVAEAIFAILIAIFFIVALVPALQSGGDVALIGIVLGFLLLSPLVFNNFLLKSTR; from the coding sequence ATGAATAGGAGCTTGTACTTGATTTTTATAATTGTAGGATATACTTTGGGAATATGGACATTTACAGTGATTCCAAAAATATACATGACCATTGGCTTAAAGGGATTAGTACTAATGCTAGTCTTTTCCGCAGTTGTAGTTGCTGGAGTACTTGGACAGATAAATTCAATTAAAGAAAAAACATACAGAATCCATGAATTTATGGTGAAGAGTGCTAGACTTCCAGCGGTTTCAGTAGTTTTAGTAAGTTTCCTGTTCTTTGTTTCTGCTGTAGTGGCTCATTATACAGGATTGGCGGTTGAAAAACTATTTGGCATTGGAGCCCCTGGATTTGGACTAATCATTGCTCTAGTTGCAATGATTATATTAATTGGAACCAGAGGGAGATCTCTTGATGCAATAGCCATCTTCTCTATACTGCTTATAATCCTGATTATAATTTCCGTATTCTTCTTACGCTCAAAGGTCAGCGAAGTTGTAGTAAAGGAGACTTCCAGGGAATTCGTAAGAACAACCTTAGAAACAGTATTTTCATTTAGCGGAGAACTTAACATGAGGACAGTCGTCCTAACATTCTTAACGACTCTCATGATGTTTGGTCTAGGTGTTGGATTCTACTATATTATTGGAATGACGATTTCTGGGTGGAAATTTGACATAAAAAAAGTGCTCGCAGTTGTAGTAATTCTGCAGGCACTGTTGTCTCTTTCCGCAGCATTGATACTTACGTACTCAATAGGAGCCGCTCATCAAGCTTATTGGTCGGCATTTGAGAAAGGAAAAGCCATGGAAGCTCTTGATGTATACGACAAATACTTCCTCCCCTTGTGGAGAGAATATACTTCTCCCGAAAGAATGAACTTTCTTAGACTTATAGACACTGTATATGGAATACCAGATATCCTAAGAAAGCTTGGAATGGAAGGGGGAACATATATAATTGCATTCTTAATGATCTCATTGTTCTTTGCTGGCTTCACAACTTTGCTAGTTTTAATAGAAACGGGAGGGCAAATAATTTCAGATATGTTCCAAGTGACAAGGAAAAATGCTATCCTAATAGTTTCTATCATTACAGGGATATTGAGCACTCTGCTATCTTTACCTGCTATAAAGGAAGTTCTAGTAGTTCTTGTAGCTCTAATGCTTCCACTGTTTGCATTAATTGAGTCACTACCTGCTCTGAAAGCCACTAAAGGCTCTGGAAAAGTTGCAGAAGCAATATTTGCAATATTGATAGCAATATTCTTTATCGTTGCTTTAGTTCCAGCTTTACAATCTGGTGGAGATGTAGCATTAATTGGAATAGTCCTAGGATTCCTCCTACTGTCTCCTTTAGTGTTTAACAATTTCCTATTAAAGTCCACTAGATGA
- a CDS encoding translation initiation factor IF-5A, with translation MGDKTKVQVSKLKPGRYIIIDDEPCRIVNITVSSPGKHGSAKARIEAVGIFDGKVRSIVKPTSAEVDVPIIDKRTAQVIAVTPDTVQIMDMETYEMFEVPLDTGVEEEIKDKIKEGINVEYWETLGRIKIMRIKGEEE, from the coding sequence ATGGGAGATAAGACAAAAGTTCAAGTGAGTAAGCTCAAACCTGGAAGGTATATAATTATTGACGATGAGCCATGTAGAATAGTCAACATAACAGTGTCCTCTCCCGGAAAACACGGATCAGCAAAGGCAAGAATTGAAGCTGTTGGAATATTTGATGGAAAAGTTAGAAGCATTGTCAAGCCAACAAGTGCAGAAGTTGATGTTCCAATAATTGACAAGAGAACAGCCCAAGTTATCGCAGTTACTCCAGACACAGTACAAATTATGGACATGGAGACCTATGAAATGTTCGAAGTTCCGTTAGATACAGGAGTTGAAGAGGAGATAAAGGACAAAATAAAGGAAGGTATCAACGTCGAATACTGGGAAACTCTTGGCAGGATTAAGATCATGAGGATTAAAGGAGAAGAGGAGTGA
- a CDS encoding RsmB/NOP family class I SAM-dependent RNA methyltransferase: MELFYRVTIHEIVADALMLVEEKELSSKHALEKIFKKVEGKDKEKARGIAHAYVFEIEKWRAKIDFIINSVLRGSKVEDLDPYLANLLRIGVFEMKFKKINPAIATDSIVRVVKEKFDLTRAKFANAILREVEKFNVEKALKRLKEKDRIEWLAVRFSHPRWYVEYVIDLLGYDEAVRLLLSNLKPQRYYVRINSLKADIEKVKKYLEENGVRVAYTPVDDVLKVLEYEKPITKLEGYKKGYFVIQDLASAYVAHVLSPEPGERVLDLAAAPGSKTFHAAALMENKGEIVAVDYSYERLVRMKERMKKLGVKNVKLVYADGQSYIDKEKFDKIILDAPCSSSGTYRQFPEVKWRFNEEKIKRIISVQRNMLINAFRNLKEGGEMTYSTCSVRIDENEENVMFGLERGFEIVDYPFSWGDKGFLEIGDKTFRTWTHRHDCNSFFIAKLRKP; this comes from the coding sequence ATGGAGTTATTTTATCGAGTCACAATACATGAGATAGTCGCTGATGCTCTAATGTTGGTAGAGGAGAAAGAACTTTCATCTAAGCATGCTCTGGAAAAAATTTTCAAAAAAGTTGAAGGCAAAGATAAGGAGAAGGCTAGAGGAATAGCTCATGCTTATGTCTTCGAAATTGAAAAGTGGAGAGCCAAAATAGATTTTATCATAAACTCTGTTCTTAGGGGATCAAAAGTTGAAGATTTAGATCCTTATCTAGCAAATCTCCTTCGAATTGGAGTTTTTGAAATGAAATTTAAAAAGATAAATCCAGCAATTGCGACTGATTCCATAGTTCGGGTTGTTAAGGAAAAGTTTGACTTAACTCGGGCTAAATTTGCAAACGCTATTCTCAGGGAAGTTGAGAAGTTCAACGTTGAGAAGGCCTTAAAGCGGCTAAAAGAGAAGGACAGAATAGAATGGTTAGCCGTTAGGTTCTCCCATCCCAGGTGGTATGTAGAGTATGTAATAGACCTACTTGGCTATGATGAGGCAGTTAGACTCCTCCTAAGCAATTTAAAGCCTCAAAGGTATTATGTGAGGATAAATTCCCTAAAAGCTGATATTGAAAAAGTAAAGAAATACCTAGAAGAGAACGGGGTAAGAGTAGCATATACTCCTGTAGATGATGTTCTCAAGGTTCTAGAATATGAAAAACCCATAACAAAGTTAGAAGGGTACAAGAAAGGATACTTCGTCATTCAAGACTTAGCATCTGCATATGTAGCCCATGTTTTGAGTCCTGAACCTGGAGAAAGAGTGCTAGACTTAGCAGCAGCTCCTGGAAGCAAAACATTCCATGCTGCCGCTTTAATGGAGAACAAGGGGGAGATTGTGGCAGTGGACTATTCCTATGAAAGACTAGTTAGAATGAAGGAAAGAATGAAGAAGCTTGGAGTTAAAAATGTCAAGCTTGTTTATGCAGATGGGCAAAGTTATATTGACAAAGAAAAGTTTGATAAGATAATTCTCGATGCCCCCTGTTCTTCTTCTGGCACCTACAGGCAGTTTCCAGAAGTAAAGTGGAGGTTTAATGAAGAAAAAATAAAAAGGATAATCAGTGTTCAAAGGAACATGCTCATAAATGCTTTTAGAAACCTCAAAGAAGGTGGAGAAATGACGTATTCCACATGTTCGGTGAGAATAGACGAAAATGAGGAAAATGTAATGTTCGGCTTAGAAAGAGGTTTTGAAATAGTGGATTATCCCTTCTCCTGGGGAGATAAGGGATTTTTAGAAATCGGGGATAAAACGTTTAGAACTTGGACTCATAGACATGACTGCAACAGCTTTTTCATAGCAAAGCTAAGAAAACCTTGA
- a CDS encoding cystathionine gamma-synthase family protein, translating into MEPLHYPIYLTAVFKQIGDAYLTERGTELKYSREENPTVRNLEDKLAKLENAENALAFNSGMGAISTLFLSLLKAGDEIVMSMEGYGTTIEVPKLLEKFGVRVRLAYPSAEKICETITSNTTLVFIETMTNPTLKVIDVREVAKKCREEEITLIVDNTFVTPILYRPLEDGVNFVVHSLTKYIAGHNDVTGGVILWNGKFLNDLWDWRRRLGTIIQPFDAWMVERGMRTLNVRFEKQSKNALAIAEFLQDHPKVRKVHYPGLPSDPYHGIARRLFRKDLYGGVVSFDLGSEKSALAFLRSLKKIFPSPSLGGVESLATYPVKSAVKNMEKETRDLLGITDGLIRLSVGIEEVDELIEDLDRALKGC; encoded by the coding sequence ATGGAGCCTCTTCATTATCCTATCTATTTGACTGCAGTATTCAAGCAGATAGGGGATGCCTATCTTACTGAAAGAGGTACAGAGCTAAAGTATTCAAGGGAAGAAAATCCAACAGTAAGAAATTTGGAAGATAAGCTTGCTAAGCTAGAGAATGCTGAGAATGCCCTGGCATTTAACAGTGGAATGGGGGCTATCTCGACTTTGTTCCTATCCTTGCTTAAAGCTGGAGACGAAATTGTTATGTCAATGGAGGGGTATGGAACCACAATTGAGGTACCAAAGCTTTTAGAAAAATTTGGAGTTAGAGTAAGGCTTGCCTATCCCTCAGCAGAAAAAATTTGTGAAACTATAACGTCCAATACAACTCTTGTTTTCATTGAAACAATGACTAACCCAACTTTAAAGGTAATCGACGTTAGGGAAGTTGCTAAAAAATGCAGAGAGGAAGAAATCACTTTAATAGTTGACAACACATTTGTTACCCCCATCCTCTACAGGCCCCTTGAAGATGGAGTTAATTTCGTCGTTCATAGCTTGACAAAGTACATTGCGGGACACAACGATGTTACTGGTGGTGTAATTCTTTGGAATGGAAAATTCTTAAATGATTTATGGGACTGGAGGAGAAGATTGGGAACGATAATCCAACCATTTGACGCCTGGATGGTTGAAAGAGGCATGAGAACCCTAAATGTTAGGTTTGAAAAGCAGAGTAAAAATGCCTTAGCAATAGCAGAATTCCTGCAGGATCATCCAAAGGTTAGGAAAGTACACTACCCAGGACTACCTAGTGATCCTTATCATGGCATAGCTAGGAGATTATTTAGGAAGGATCTTTATGGGGGAGTAGTTTCTTTTGACCTGGGAAGTGAAAAAAGCGCACTTGCATTCCTTAGAAGCCTAAAGAAAATATTTCCCTCTCCCTCTCTTGGAGGTGTGGAAAGTCTTGCAACTTATCCTGTAAAAAGCGCCGTAAAGAACATGGAAAAAGAAACTAGAGACCTTCTTGGAATAACGGATGGTCTAATTAGGCTTTCTGTGGGAATAGAAGAGGTTGATGAGCTAATAGAGGACTTAGATAGGGCCCTTAAGGGGTGTTAG
- a CDS encoding methylenetetrahydrofolate reductase C-terminal domain-containing protein, translating to MRVFGCPKDLLNGPCGGALDGKCEVNSNLCPWYSLMEKFELLDGAPLLVEHPVVLEMERIFEGEEVEIKRSSFIKNLGRGKAISVEFPIRLFEKGVREFRKVGDLYTIPDNPLGYPHISPTALGTWLKSKGHSVMPHLTAKDRNVIAISSEFRTALEFDFEGILITTGDWSGFILQGKPVFDLDSANMIRLAKLMFSGVLPTGERVEVKERPFIAGTVNPNYPAKLEGKRLARKIIAGADLVISQVVANRKVVREIPKILQEALKYSPHEVPVVVSILYPLKRELEPILRKMGIKTGDDIRAIVEEISSLEFGGINVIVFEETRWEEKLNEVLDLLKELL from the coding sequence GTGAGGGTGTTTGGTTGTCCAAAGGATCTTCTAAACGGTCCCTGTGGAGGAGCACTCGATGGAAAGTGTGAGGTAAATTCAAATCTCTGTCCATGGTACTCTCTAATGGAAAAATTTGAGCTTTTAGATGGAGCTCCTCTATTGGTAGAGCACCCTGTAGTCTTAGAGATGGAAAGGATTTTCGAAGGGGAAGAAGTTGAGATCAAGAGAAGCTCCTTTATAAAAAATCTAGGGCGGGGAAAGGCTATTTCAGTCGAATTTCCCATTAGGTTGTTCGAAAAAGGAGTAAGGGAATTTAGGAAAGTTGGCGATCTTTACACAATTCCAGACAATCCATTAGGTTACCCTCACATATCTCCTACAGCCCTGGGAACTTGGCTAAAATCGAAGGGACATTCTGTTATGCCCCACCTAACAGCTAAGGACAGAAATGTGATAGCAATATCTTCAGAATTCAGAACAGCTCTAGAGTTTGACTTTGAGGGTATATTAATAACAACTGGTGACTGGTCAGGATTTATACTCCAAGGAAAACCAGTATTTGACTTGGATTCGGCGAACATGATAAGGCTGGCAAAGTTGATGTTTTCTGGCGTTCTACCCACAGGCGAAAGAGTTGAGGTTAAAGAGCGTCCATTTATAGCAGGAACTGTAAATCCCAACTATCCGGCAAAATTAGAAGGAAAAAGATTGGCAAGAAAAATTATTGCGGGCGCTGATCTCGTTATAAGCCAAGTGGTTGCCAATAGAAAAGTTGTAAGAGAAATTCCAAAAATACTCCAGGAAGCACTTAAGTATTCTCCCCATGAAGTTCCAGTGGTTGTTTCAATTCTTTATCCATTAAAGAGGGAACTAGAGCCCATACTAAGAAAAATGGGGATAAAGACAGGTGATGATATTAGAGCAATAGTGGAGGAAATTTCTTCCCTTGAATTTGGGGGAATTAACGTCATTGTTTTTGAAGAGACTAGGTGGGAGGAAAAATTGAACGAGGTGTTAGATTTGCTGAAGGAATTGCTTTAG
- a CDS encoding 5-methyltetrahydropteroyltriglutamate--homocysteine methyltransferase: MIVPALIGSLPRPIGLAKKLEQYYIGRLDERKLEEAYREYTRRAFEKLRDAKIKVITDGLYRWDDIFNPFIRFIDGIEVNGLFKFYENNFFYRSPVVRGEIALKENPIPEWISIAQEIKEDVYPEATLKAVLPGPVTLAYHSINEYYKTLTDLAEAYAQVIGELIKELDVKIVELQEPSLAAEISEATKNIEDRVDKEVAKNIIEDLGRIKKLWVVTYFGTPQVLPEGVILNVDLIEGSVPEEYSGEIGLGIVDARTTKMERADRLRDKIRKYLAKFETIYVTPNTLLDFLPESVAWKKLRLLGRLGGE; this comes from the coding sequence ATGATTGTTCCAGCCCTTATAGGAAGTTTGCCGAGACCAATAGGATTAGCTAAGAAACTTGAGCAATACTACATAGGAAGATTAGATGAGAGGAAGTTAGAAGAAGCGTATAGAGAATATACAAGAAGAGCTTTTGAGAAGCTTAGGGATGCAAAAATCAAAGTCATAACAGATGGATTGTACAGGTGGGACGATATTTTCAACCCATTTATAAGGTTCATTGATGGTATAGAGGTGAATGGCCTCTTCAAATTCTATGAAAACAACTTCTTCTATAGATCTCCTGTAGTTAGGGGAGAGATAGCGTTGAAAGAAAACCCAATTCCTGAGTGGATTTCAATAGCCCAGGAGATAAAGGAAGATGTTTATCCAGAGGCTACATTGAAGGCTGTGTTACCTGGCCCCGTAACTCTTGCATACCACTCAATCAACGAGTACTATAAGACACTAACCGACCTTGCCGAAGCTTATGCCCAGGTGATAGGGGAGTTAATAAAAGAGTTAGATGTTAAAATCGTGGAACTTCAGGAACCATCTCTGGCGGCTGAGATAAGTGAAGCTACTAAGAATATCGAGGACAGAGTAGATAAAGAAGTTGCAAAGAACATAATTGAAGACCTTGGAAGGATAAAGAAGTTGTGGGTAGTAACGTACTTTGGAACTCCTCAAGTTTTACCTGAGGGAGTTATACTCAACGTTGATTTAATAGAAGGTTCAGTTCCAGAAGAATACAGTGGAGAGATAGGGCTTGGAATAGTGGACGCCAGAACAACAAAAATGGAGAGGGCAGATAGGCTTAGGGATAAGATTAGGAAGTACTTGGCAAAGTTTGAAACTATATACGTTACACCTAACACTCTTTTAGATTTCCTTCCTGAAAGTGTCGCTTGGAAAAAGCTGAGACTTTTAGGTAGGCTTGGAGGTGAGTAA